In the genome of Mucisphaera calidilacus, one region contains:
- a CDS encoding type II secretion system protein translates to MTANIITTRHARGFTLIEILVVISIIAVLISLILAGVTAITGNSKEILTTANFTTLEAAVDSYKELTGRWPRVPFNPSTGQPLTSPIYTDNGRDTAWSNDFFDELQKFGDISSAIGPLLSSPPDDLGPDDIRTFSPVADGWGYGIIPIVPKDITSHGASSQYRPWFYSSGPDGGPIDADTNGGIATQIVIDINEGNVPGNEDLLDENDNRINDEAQDLGIPADDLYSASAP, encoded by the coding sequence ATGACCGCCAACATCATCACAACACGACACGCCCGCGGCTTCACGCTGATCGAGATCCTCGTCGTCATCTCGATCATCGCCGTCCTCATCAGCCTCATCCTCGCCGGCGTCACCGCCATCACAGGCAACTCCAAAGAAATCCTCACCACCGCCAACTTCACCACACTCGAAGCCGCCGTCGATTCCTACAAAGAACTCACCGGACGATGGCCACGCGTCCCCTTCAACCCATCAACAGGCCAACCACTCACCTCGCCCATCTACACAGACAACGGCCGCGACACTGCCTGGTCCAACGACTTCTTCGACGAGCTCCAGAAATTCGGCGACATCAGCTCCGCCATCGGACCCCTCCTAAGCTCACCACCCGATGACCTCGGACCCGACGACATCCGAACCTTCTCACCCGTCGCCGACGGCTGGGGCTACGGCATCATCCCCATCGTCCCCAAAGACATCACCTCGCACGGAGCCTCCTCCCAGTACCGCCCCTGGTTCTACTCCTCCGGACCCGACGGCGGACCCATCGACGCCGACACCAACGGCGGCATCGCCACCCAGATCGTCATCGACATCAACGAAGGCAACGTGCCCGGCAATGAAGACCTCCTCGACGAAAACGACAACCGCATCAACGACGAAGCACAAGACCTCGGCATCCCCGCCGACGACCTCTACTCCGCCAGCGCTCCCTGA
- a CDS encoding type II secretion system F family protein, protein MPTFQYEALNDAGKPQKGTISASTSEEAISRIRSQGLFPTSVREQKAKAKKGKGGKQEKSAKSGQKKAGDIEITIPGLDGVSQKQLTTFTRQLSTLQDAGLPILRSIDILHAQQKAGKLKRTLGGVYEDVSSGSSLSDAMGKHPGVFDTLFTKMIAAGEIGGVLDLILKRLAEFLEKAEKLKRRIKGALTYPISVILIAAVIVLAIMIFIIPSFMSIFEDFDAEMPALTIFLMNASAWLAGPILAWLGADAPPDQVIPGVVWVCFTPFIAYFALKVIRMTNIGKATTDWLMLKMPVVGGIARASIIARFTRTLGTLIHAGVPILDAITITSETAGNYIYAKALMGVHDSVKQGDSFSEPLRKAKVCDSLVTNMLDVGEETGDLDKMLIRIADDYDEQVDVAVASLTSLLEPVMIVVLGGIVGTIVIAMFLPMVALMQAVM, encoded by the coding sequence ATGCCCACCTTCCAGTACGAAGCCCTCAACGACGCCGGCAAGCCGCAGAAGGGCACCATCTCCGCCTCCACCTCCGAAGAAGCGATCTCACGCATCCGCAGCCAGGGCCTCTTCCCCACCTCCGTCCGTGAGCAGAAGGCCAAGGCCAAAAAAGGCAAGGGTGGCAAACAGGAAAAGAGCGCTAAGAGCGGCCAGAAAAAGGCCGGCGACATCGAGATCACCATCCCCGGTCTCGACGGCGTCTCCCAGAAACAGCTCACCACCTTCACCCGGCAGCTCTCCACGCTCCAGGACGCCGGCCTCCCCATCCTCCGATCCATCGACATCCTCCACGCCCAGCAAAAAGCCGGCAAGCTCAAGCGGACCCTCGGCGGCGTCTACGAGGACGTCTCCTCCGGCTCATCACTCTCCGACGCCATGGGCAAGCACCCCGGCGTCTTCGACACCCTCTTCACCAAGATGATCGCAGCCGGCGAGATCGGCGGCGTCCTCGACCTCATCCTCAAACGACTCGCCGAGTTCCTCGAAAAAGCCGAGAAACTCAAGCGACGCATCAAGGGCGCCCTCACCTACCCCATCTCCGTCATCCTCATCGCAGCCGTCATCGTCCTCGCCATCATGATCTTCATCATCCCGTCGTTCATGTCCATCTTCGAGGACTTCGACGCCGAGATGCCCGCACTCACCATCTTCCTCATGAACGCCTCCGCCTGGCTCGCCGGGCCCATCCTCGCATGGCTCGGCGCCGACGCTCCACCCGACCAGGTCATCCCCGGCGTCGTCTGGGTCTGCTTCACGCCCTTCATCGCCTACTTCGCCCTCAAGGTCATCCGCATGACCAACATCGGCAAGGCCACCACCGACTGGCTCATGCTCAAAATGCCCGTCGTCGGCGGCATCGCCAGAGCCTCCATCATCGCCCGATTCACCCGAACCCTCGGCACGCTCATCCACGCAGGCGTCCCCATCCTCGACGCCATCACCATCACCTCCGAGACCGCCGGCAACTACATCTACGCCAAAGCACTCATGGGCGTCCACGACTCGGTCAAGCAGGGCGACTCCTTCTCCGAACCCCTCCGCAAGGCCAAGGTCTGCGACTCGCTCGTCACCAACATGCTCGACGTCGGCGAGGAAACCGGCGACCTCGACAAGATGCTCATCCGCATCGCCGACGACTACGACGAACAGGTCGACGTCGCCGTCGCCTCACTCACCTCACTCCTCGAACCCGTCATGATCGTGGTCCTCGGCGGCATCGTCGGAACCATCGTCATCGCCATGTTCCTGCCCATGGTCGCGCTCATGCAGGCCGTCATGTGA
- a CDS encoding type IV pilus twitching motility protein PilT, which yields MSTIQIDRLLDTVVKQGASDLHLTVGKAPTVRMRGRLIELKTKILDAGDTTALMKAIAPERSQNELQEEGGSDFGFAYGDAARFRVSIFKQKSNVSLVLRQIPNKLLDIETIGLPKLVPELVTRPRGLFLVTGPTGSGKTTSLASMINHVNLTTDRHIITIEDPIEYYHEHKKSVVNQREVGADVPSFAEALRRALRQDPDVILVGEMRDLETIEAAITAAETGHLVFGTLHTTGASGTINRIIDAFPVSQQAQIRVQLSTALMAVVSQQLLPRVDIKGMVAAYEFMVVTPGIANIMREGKTFRLDSEIQTGKKWGMQLLDDHLWELYQRGWIDPAEMLDKAKNPSELQEKLHRAGVKIGRTEVDDAEPADSDGKS from the coding sequence ATGTCGACCATTCAGATCGACCGCCTGCTCGACACCGTCGTCAAACAAGGCGCTTCCGACCTCCACCTCACCGTCGGCAAGGCACCCACCGTCCGCATGCGCGGCCGGCTCATCGAACTCAAAACCAAGATCCTCGACGCGGGCGACACCACCGCACTCATGAAGGCCATCGCGCCCGAACGCTCGCAGAACGAGCTCCAGGAAGAAGGCGGCTCCGACTTCGGCTTCGCCTATGGCGACGCGGCACGCTTCCGTGTCTCCATCTTCAAACAGAAAAGCAACGTCTCGCTCGTCCTCCGGCAGATCCCCAACAAGCTCCTCGACATCGAGACCATCGGGCTCCCCAAGCTCGTCCCCGAACTCGTCACACGACCCCGAGGACTCTTCCTCGTCACCGGACCCACCGGCTCCGGAAAGACCACCTCCCTCGCCTCGATGATCAACCACGTCAACCTGACGACCGACCGCCACATCATCACCATCGAAGACCCCATCGAGTACTACCACGAACACAAAAAATCGGTCGTCAACCAACGCGAGGTCGGCGCCGACGTCCCCTCCTTCGCAGAAGCACTCCGACGCGCCCTCCGACAGGACCCCGACGTCATCCTCGTCGGCGAAATGCGTGACCTCGAAACCATCGAGGCCGCCATCACCGCCGCCGAAACCGGCCACCTCGTCTTCGGAACCCTTCACACCACCGGCGCATCCGGCACCATCAACCGAATCATCGACGCCTTCCCGGTGAGCCAGCAGGCCCAGATCCGCGTCCAGCTCTCCACCGCGCTCATGGCCGTCGTCTCCCAGCAGCTACTGCCACGCGTCGACATCAAGGGCATGGTCGCCGCCTACGAGTTCATGGTCGTCACCCCCGGCATCGCCAACATCATGCGTGAAGGCAAAACCTTCCGCCTCGACTCCGAGATCCAGACCGGCAAAAAATGGGGCATGCAGCTCCTCGACGACCACCTCTGGGAGCTCTACCAGCGCGGATGGATCGACCCCGCCGAGATGCTTGACAAGGCCAAAAACCCCTCCGAACTCCAGGAAAAACTCCACCGCGCCGGTGTCAAAATCGGCCGCACCGAGGTCGACGACGCCGAACCCGCCGACTCCGACGGCAAGTCCTGA
- a CDS encoding GspE/PulE family protein — MSEASLDELRGRKLGRILTKMGHVTRGQVQEALGLQKERKSPIGQILIELGYVNADQVNLALAAQAGMQTIDPSSMDIPDEIVKLIPAEMAQAYQVLPISHDPDANQLTVALKSADNFRAVDDLRLLMGFDVKAVVAPAEALSKLIDQFYGQSDESLAELVSELAGDEAFEEFAGRGESIDIEEVMSAADDNKVRRLLNLVLLQAIKDKASDIHFEPFEDEFKMRYRIDGVLYEMIPPPPHMAIPIVSRVKVMANLDIAERRLPQDGRIELDVNGEPIDLRVAILPTMFGESVVMRVLDRGNTALELDKLGLRNDDLQDVRQLMRKPNGIVIVTGPTGSGKTTTLYSALAELNEITEKILTCEDPVEYDIDGLVQIQVNSNVGLTFAAALRSFLRQDPDIILVGETRDLETARIAVQASLTGHLVFTTLHTNDAPSSIARLLDLGLETFLITATIEGIIAQRLVRKICTRCKTEYEPTEDELSLLQLTPEEIEGRTFYRGKGCDYCNGSGYKGRQGLYEIMTLNDEMRELIMKNASTQVLTAEARKRGMRTLREAGLLALYDGSTSIEEIIKETLATEAAD, encoded by the coding sequence ATGTCCGAAGCATCACTCGACGAACTACGCGGACGAAAGCTTGGCCGAATCCTCACCAAGATGGGCCACGTCACACGCGGACAGGTTCAGGAAGCCCTCGGCCTCCAGAAAGAACGAAAGTCCCCCATCGGGCAGATCCTCATCGAACTCGGCTACGTGAACGCCGATCAGGTCAACCTTGCCCTCGCCGCCCAGGCCGGCATGCAGACCATCGATCCCTCCTCGATGGACATCCCCGACGAGATCGTCAAGCTCATCCCCGCCGAGATGGCCCAGGCCTACCAGGTCCTGCCCATCAGCCACGACCCCGACGCCAACCAGCTCACCGTCGCACTCAAGTCCGCCGACAACTTCCGCGCCGTCGATGACCTCCGACTCCTCATGGGATTCGACGTCAAGGCCGTCGTCGCACCCGCCGAGGCCCTCTCCAAACTCATCGACCAGTTCTACGGCCAGTCCGACGAGTCCCTCGCCGAGCTCGTCTCCGAACTCGCAGGCGACGAGGCCTTCGAAGAATTCGCAGGACGCGGCGAGTCCATCGACATCGAAGAGGTCATGTCCGCCGCCGACGACAACAAGGTCAGGCGGCTCCTCAACCTCGTCCTCCTCCAGGCCATCAAGGACAAGGCCTCCGACATCCACTTCGAGCCCTTCGAGGACGAATTCAAGATGCGCTACCGCATCGACGGCGTCCTCTACGAGATGATCCCCCCGCCCCCCCACATGGCCATCCCCATCGTCTCACGCGTCAAGGTCATGGCCAACCTCGACATCGCCGAACGACGACTCCCCCAGGACGGCCGCATCGAACTCGACGTCAACGGCGAACCCATCGACCTCCGCGTCGCCATCCTCCCCACCATGTTCGGCGAGTCCGTCGTCATGCGTGTCCTCGACCGAGGCAACACCGCACTCGAACTCGACAAACTCGGCCTCCGCAACGACGACCTCCAGGACGTCCGCCAGCTGATGCGCAAGCCCAACGGCATCGTCATCGTCACCGGACCCACCGGCTCCGGCAAGACGACGACGCTCTACTCAGCCCTCGCCGAACTCAACGAGATCACCGAGAAAATCCTCACCTGCGAAGACCCCGTCGAGTACGACATCGACGGGCTCGTTCAGATCCAGGTCAACTCCAACGTCGGCCTCACCTTCGCCGCAGCACTCCGCAGCTTCCTCCGACAGGACCCCGACATCATCCTCGTCGGCGAGACCCGCGACCTCGAGACCGCACGCATCGCCGTCCAGGCCTCGCTCACCGGCCACCTCGTCTTCACCACACTCCACACCAACGACGCGCCCTCCTCCATCGCACGTCTGCTCGACCTCGGCCTCGAGACCTTCCTCATCACCGCCACCATCGAGGGCATCATCGCACAGCGACTCGTCCGCAAGATCTGCACACGCTGCAAGACCGAGTACGAGCCCACCGAGGACGAACTCTCCCTCCTCCAGCTCACGCCCGAGGAGATCGAGGGGCGAACCTTCTACCGCGGCAAGGGCTGCGACTACTGCAACGGCTCCGGCTACAAAGGCCGACAAGGCCTTTATGAAATCATGACACTTAATGACGAGATGCGCGAACTCATCATGAAAAACGCCTCCACCCAGGTCCTCACCGCCGAGGCACGCAAACGCGGCATGAGAACCCTCCGCGAGGCCGGACTCCTCGCACTCTACGACGGCTCCACCTCCATCGAGGAAATCATCAAGGAAACCCTCGCCACGGAAGCCGCAGACTAA
- the hisB gene encoding imidazoleglycerol-phosphate dehydratase HisB: protein MSKRTASIERTTNETSITLKLGLDPEGGPTYRHATGVGFFDHMLDHIAKHGRFDLDIEARGDTHVDDHHTVEDVGIVLGQAIGQALGDRVGIERYGFASVPMDEVLARVTLDLSGRFALVCDDRFSSPDAKIGTFDVQLVREFMGAVAQAGRFNLHIEVPHAGNDHHVAEAIFKAFGRALHAATRITRTDMPSTKGSL from the coding sequence GTGAGCAAACGCACCGCGAGCATCGAGCGAACGACGAACGAGACGTCCATCACCCTCAAACTCGGGCTGGACCCCGAAGGCGGGCCGACCTACCGGCACGCGACCGGCGTCGGCTTCTTCGATCACATGCTCGACCATATCGCCAAACACGGCCGGTTCGACCTCGACATCGAGGCCAGAGGCGATACGCACGTCGATGACCACCACACCGTCGAAGACGTCGGCATCGTCCTCGGCCAGGCGATCGGACAGGCCCTCGGCGACCGCGTGGGGATCGAACGCTACGGCTTCGCCTCCGTCCCCATGGACGAGGTGCTCGCACGCGTGACGCTAGACCTCTCGGGGCGATTCGCACTCGTCTGTGATGACCGCTTCAGCAGCCCGGACGCCAAGATCGGGACGTTCGACGTCCAACTCGTCCGCGAGTTCATGGGCGCGGTCGCGCAGGCGGGCAGGTTCAACCTCCACATCGAGGTGCCCCACGCCGGCAACGACCACCACGTCGCCGAGGCGATCTTCAAGGCCTTCGGCCGGGCGCTCCACGCCGCGACACGCATCACGCGCACCGACATGCCCTCCACCAAGGGATCGCTCTAA
- a CDS encoding pilus assembly FimT family protein, which yields MNTQHPPITHLSPPRTTIRTHRRAFSLVELLVVISIIAVLAATSVGAILTLMRANSVGNAVNIITAQAAVARSIALRDGKDTALVIRHSYLDENNEYDADTVTTLQIAQFVSNNGITYFQTLQDRAYTKLPQGIRVTSVHTATGTTRVPLQFNQDIYTDLIIWFDSDGTIRTASDNGTSLAYLDGYPAYPMHYLRLFDERAMQAEVGPYNPTVTTDFGNDLPEFLSGTYPIGSSYDADIAVVSFSPNTGLPTVDRNQETP from the coding sequence ATGAACACCCAACACCCACCCATCACCCATCTCAGCCCGCCACGGACCACCATCCGCACGCACCGCCGCGCCTTCTCACTCGTCGAACTCCTCGTCGTCATCTCCATCATCGCCGTCCTCGCCGCCACCTCCGTCGGCGCCATCCTCACCCTCATGCGTGCCAACTCCGTCGGCAACGCCGTCAACATCATCACCGCGCAGGCCGCCGTCGCACGATCCATCGCACTCCGCGACGGCAAAGACACCGCACTCGTCATCCGACACAGCTACCTCGACGAAAACAACGAATACGACGCCGACACCGTCACCACACTCCAGATCGCTCAATTCGTCAGCAACAACGGCATCACCTACTTCCAGACGCTACAGGACCGCGCCTACACCAAACTCCCCCAAGGCATACGAGTCACAAGCGTCCACACCGCCACGGGCACCACACGCGTGCCTCTCCAGTTCAATCAGGACATCTACACCGACCTGATCATCTGGTTCGACAGCGACGGAACCATCCGCACCGCAAGCGACAACGGCACCTCCCTCGCATACCTCGACGGATACCCCGCCTACCCCATGCACTACCTCCGCCTCTTCGACGAACGCGCCATGCAGGCCGAGGTCGGACCCTACAACCCCACCGTCACCACAGACTTCGGCAACGACCTCCCCGAGTTCCTGAGCGGAACCTACCCCATCGGCAGCAGCTACGACGCCGACATCGCCGTCGTCTCCTTCTCCCCCAACACCGGTCTCCCCACCGTCGACCGCAACCAGGAGACCCCGTGA
- a CDS encoding PulJ/GspJ family protein, which translates to MIRTQRHQRRHTRHGFSLIEMLTAITVLAIVFTIVALVIASVRDTINLGGAQDEILSVAQVVERQFRDDLAHVNHDGFMVIRAGAVTRPTETDPGNADLVRIHRTDMLGFFANGKFRSTLDPTVEAPLAFIWYGHLRPHPFFSAFGSNDDLDNAPPFASPNIATAQLDYVDPHRWILGRRATLILPIIPQDTAGNPITHTASIWRNNDDHYNQATPANAPNNSSLYESDIPFPPNTPASTDIAIGSLASYKREILALSAAEQFLNLAYAASRRYGSRNYDITAAIDGQLPLVAATLAPYCSSFRIEYAIDADNSGGVDVVRPSNSNTANRSHPTHIQWHALNPTERDNAYGSLNSADASVGDIRIFGYDLSYDDTGTGTGATYNPGSALTLLGEGLEPDTGDEISGIYTAWPRLLRITMTLHDAKGYLHQQHLDSVEVYEDPDTDSGYQISGEPDGQRLQLILRLPPPPAN; encoded by the coding sequence TTGATCCGCACCCAACGCCACCAGCGACGACACACACGACACGGCTTCTCACTCATCGAGATGCTCACGGCGATCACCGTCCTCGCCATCGTCTTCACCATCGTCGCACTCGTCATCGCCTCCGTCCGCGACACCATCAACCTCGGCGGCGCCCAGGACGAGATCCTCTCCGTCGCGCAGGTCGTCGAGCGGCAGTTCCGCGACGACCTCGCACACGTCAACCACGACGGCTTCATGGTCATACGCGCCGGCGCCGTCACGCGACCCACCGAAACCGACCCCGGCAACGCCGACCTCGTTCGAATTCACCGCACCGACATGCTCGGCTTCTTCGCCAACGGCAAGTTCAGGTCCACACTCGACCCCACCGTCGAAGCACCCCTCGCCTTCATCTGGTACGGACACCTCAGACCCCATCCGTTCTTCTCAGCATTCGGCTCGAATGATGACCTCGACAACGCCCCACCATTCGCAAGCCCGAACATAGCAACCGCCCAACTCGACTACGTCGATCCGCACCGCTGGATCCTCGGCCGACGCGCAACCCTCATCCTCCCCATCATCCCGCAGGACACAGCCGGAAACCCGATCACGCACACCGCCAGCATCTGGCGCAACAACGACGATCACTACAATCAGGCCACCCCCGCCAACGCACCCAATAACTCCTCGCTCTACGAAAGTGATATTCCTTTCCCGCCCAACACCCCCGCATCCACCGACATCGCCATCGGCTCACTGGCCAGCTACAAACGCGAAATCCTCGCGTTGTCCGCCGCAGAGCAGTTCCTGAACCTCGCCTACGCCGCATCCCGACGCTACGGCAGCCGCAACTACGACATCACCGCCGCGATCGACGGTCAACTCCCCCTCGTCGCCGCCACCCTCGCCCCCTACTGCTCCAGCTTCCGCATCGAATACGCCATCGACGCCGACAACAGCGGCGGCGTCGACGTTGTGCGCCCCAGCAACTCCAACACCGCCAACCGAAGCCACCCCACCCACATCCAGTGGCACGCACTCAACCCGACCGAACGTGATAACGCATACGGCTCGCTCAATAGCGCCGACGCTTCCGTCGGCGACATCCGCATCTTCGGTTACGACCTCTCGTACGACGACACAGGCACCGGCACCGGAGCGACCTACAACCCCGGCAGCGCCCTCACCCTCCTAGGCGAAGGCCTCGAACCCGACACCGGCGACGAGATCTCCGGCATCTACACCGCCTGGCCACGACTCCTCCGCATCACCATGACACTCCACGACGCCAAGGGCTACCTCCACCAGCAACACCTCGACTCCGTCGAAGTCTACGAAGACCCCGACACCGACTCCGGTTACCAGATCTCAGGCGAGCCCGACGGACAACGACTCCAGCTCATCCTCCGTCTGCCGCCGCCGCCCGCCAACTGA
- a CDS encoding HIT family protein — translation MPTPPPDPDCIFCRIVAGDIPCHKLHKDEHTLAFLDINPTAPGHTLLIPKAHNARLDEMPGETMAKLGAVLPRLAGAVAGAVGAPGYNILQNNGAEAGQAVFHVHFHIIPRGLPGSDFRFDWPAGKLESDAAADLIARITSRLA, via the coding sequence TTGCCCACGCCCCCTCCCGATCCCGACTGCATCTTCTGCCGGATCGTCGCCGGCGACATTCCCTGCCACAAACTCCACAAGGACGAACACACCCTCGCCTTCCTCGACATCAACCCCACCGCGCCGGGCCACACGCTGCTGATCCCCAAAGCGCACAACGCGCGGCTGGACGAGATGCCGGGCGAAACGATGGCGAAACTCGGCGCGGTGCTGCCGAGGCTTGCCGGTGCGGTGGCGGGTGCGGTCGGTGCGCCGGGGTACAACATCCTGCAGAACAATGGGGCCGAGGCGGGGCAGGCGGTGTTCCACGTGCACTTCCACATCATCCCGCGGGGGCTGCCGGGGTCCGACTTCAGATTCGACTGGCCGGCGGGCAAGCTCGAGAGCGACGCCGCCGCCGACCTGATCGCCCGGATCACGTCGAGACTGGCTTAG
- a CDS encoding type IV pilus modification PilV family protein, which produces MKPHARHGYTLVEMLVSAGILAFGLILLAAMFPAGGLARRQAADDIFAHIHARNLLATLQAIGKDEIDDLLDDDPGFAYTTAAYFGGLAFKPLVDKLDYDNLGGDPLDFIAAGAGPDPERDHTVYRLPYLSAPQAPYRYQKTRLKRYGQNNSEIIAHYPHDDSYLIANSPIDNRFDNRYPDARSAPSRVYDHRFMIRRASAEAPFEFAVFVFRHEDANGPHNVTGTPVNADTIIINDFDGDGERDTVLFFDARYVLSDPFLEQVNLGDNTTIGDLGNASSYLLELPTSGVRNHSILMQSDAAGFPAYVTRIVGTIDDDDEIVALLDGGRPPALVDPAVGLTTANLRPHIIHWLPARTATIVTGIIP; this is translated from the coding sequence ATGAAGCCCCACGCACGACACGGCTACACGCTCGTCGAAATGCTCGTCTCCGCCGGCATCCTCGCCTTCGGCCTCATCCTCCTCGCCGCCATGTTCCCCGCGGGCGGCCTCGCACGACGACAGGCCGCCGACGATATCTTCGCTCACATCCACGCACGAAACCTACTCGCCACACTCCAGGCCATCGGGAAAGACGAAATCGATGACCTCCTCGACGACGACCCCGGATTCGCCTACACCACCGCCGCCTACTTCGGCGGACTGGCCTTCAAACCCCTCGTCGACAAGCTCGACTACGACAACCTCGGCGGCGACCCGCTCGACTTCATCGCCGCAGGCGCCGGACCCGATCCCGAACGCGACCACACCGTCTACCGACTCCCCTACCTCTCCGCCCCACAGGCCCCCTACCGCTACCAGAAAACACGCCTCAAGCGATACGGCCAGAACAACAGCGAAATCATCGCACACTACCCCCACGACGACAGCTACCTCATCGCCAATTCGCCCATTGACAACAGATTCGACAACCGCTACCCCGACGCTCGCTCCGCCCCAAGCCGCGTCTACGACCATCGCTTCATGATCCGAAGGGCCTCCGCCGAAGCACCATTCGAGTTCGCCGTGTTCGTCTTCCGACACGAGGACGCCAACGGACCCCACAACGTCACCGGCACCCCCGTCAACGCCGACACCATCATCATCAACGACTTCGACGGCGACGGCGAACGCGACACCGTCCTCTTCTTCGATGCACGATACGTCCTCTCAGACCCCTTCCTCGAACAGGTCAACCTCGGGGACAACACCACCATCGGCGATCTCGGCAACGCCAGCAGCTACCTCCTCGAACTACCGACCAGCGGTGTCCGCAATCACTCCATCCTCATGCAGTCCGACGCCGCAGGCTTCCCCGCCTACGTCACACGCATCGTGGGCACCATCGACGACGACGACGAGATCGTCGCACTGCTCGACGGCGGACGCCCACCCGCACTCGTCGACCCCGCCGTGGGCCTGACCACCGCCAACCTCAGACCCCACATCATCCACTGGCTCCCCGCTCGAACCGCCACCATCGTCACCGGAATCATCCCTTGA
- a CDS encoding type II secretion system protein, translating to MNTHPNNKHTREQRTARPQRGFTTIELLVVVSIIALLVAILLPTLGAVQRMVRQMEAGSQARNIHTGLTVFAQDNNSWFPGASNQGVYDDPTKLTGGGYTASNPNLTEISDTLGSGDDVTEWWADVIVWTLLDKALVTPDDVISPAEPDKSAWDGGYDDDSSNGFPAYLGLRTTDTGPAHSYAYLDPRPGDEHPAGTDDGPTNRVRIKNWRDTTNSQAPILADRILKARPDDLVNGQPADFDYSSGSADYANYRAEGGSGEQGPGGGISIHQLNWGSRDSATWQGVVVWNDGRSEFSERIVPVTKLSDNFAVKQNANRTGDDLFFPFSQDEDDDDRNDAVMLYANTN from the coding sequence ATGAACACGCACCCCAACAACAAACACACCCGCGAGCAGCGGACCGCACGCCCGCAACGAGGCTTCACCACCATCGAACTCCTCGTCGTCGTCTCCATCATCGCCCTGCTCGTCGCCATCCTCCTGCCCACACTCGGCGCCGTCCAACGCATGGTCCGACAGATGGAGGCCGGCTCGCAGGCACGCAACATCCACACCGGACTCACCGTCTTCGCACAGGACAACAACTCATGGTTCCCCGGAGCCAGCAACCAAGGCGTCTACGACGACCCTACCAAACTCACCGGCGGCGGATACACCGCCTCCAACCCGAACCTCACCGAAATCTCCGACACACTTGGCAGCGGCGATGACGTTACCGAGTGGTGGGCCGACGTCATCGTCTGGACCCTCCTCGACAAGGCACTCGTCACACCCGACGACGTCATCTCACCCGCCGAACCCGACAAATCCGCGTGGGACGGCGGCTACGACGACGATTCCTCTAACGGATTCCCTGCCTACCTCGGCCTCCGCACCACCGACACCGGGCCCGCACACTCCTACGCCTATCTCGATCCCCGCCCCGGCGACGAGCACCCGGCAGGCACCGACGACGGACCCACCAACCGCGTCCGTATCAAGAACTGGCGCGACACCACCAACTCACAGGCCCCCATCCTCGCCGACCGCATCCTGAAAGCACGTCCTGACGACCTCGTCAACGGCCAACCCGCAGATTTCGATTACAGCAGCGGCTCCGCCGACTACGCCAACTACCGCGCCGAGGGGGGGTCCGGGGAGCAGGGACCCGGCGGCGGCATCTCCATCCACCAGCTCAACTGGGGATCACGCGACTCCGCCACCTGGCAAGGCGTCGTCGTCTGGAACGACGGCCGATCCGAATTCTCCGAACGCATCGTCCCCGTCACCAAACTCTCCGACAACTTCGCCGTCAAACAGAACGCCAACCGCACCGGCGACGACCTCTTCTTCCCCTTCTCCCAGGACGAAGACGACGACGATCGCAACGACGCCGTCATGCTCTACGCCAACACCAACTAA